A single window of Pontiella agarivorans DNA harbors:
- the folP gene encoding dihydropteroate synthase — protein MARKKYDWHCGNRTVHLGEKTRVMGILNVTPDSFSDGGHFADPEIAVQHALQMVEDGAAIIDIGGESTRPGAEPVSVKEEIRRTVPIIEKIREHTEVLISIDTMKSETAFHALEAGADIINDVSGFEADDQMVNVAAASEAGVILMHMKGTPQTMQQNPSYEDAVTEVFQYLEKRITFAVSRGVVRERIVVDPGIGFGKTLEHNLQLLRGIPDLEKTAPVLIGASRKSMIGKLLEREDPSSRLAGSLGIAGWSAVSGAHILRVHDVLDTCDVCRIVDTLCTGDL, from the coding sequence ATGGCGCGGAAAAAATATGACTGGCACTGCGGCAACCGCACCGTCCACCTCGGTGAAAAAACACGGGTGATGGGTATTCTGAATGTGACGCCGGATTCATTTTCCGACGGCGGGCATTTTGCGGATCCGGAAATCGCGGTACAACATGCGTTGCAGATGGTTGAAGACGGTGCTGCAATTATTGATATCGGCGGCGAATCTACGCGGCCCGGCGCTGAGCCGGTTTCGGTGAAAGAGGAAATCCGGCGGACCGTTCCCATCATTGAAAAAATCAGGGAACACACCGAGGTACTGATTTCAATTGATACCATGAAATCCGAAACTGCGTTCCATGCTTTGGAAGCCGGAGCAGACATCATTAACGATGTTTCCGGATTCGAGGCCGATGATCAAATGGTGAATGTGGCTGCAGCCTCCGAAGCGGGTGTTATTCTGATGCATATGAAAGGTACACCGCAAACCATGCAGCAAAACCCAAGCTATGAAGATGCGGTGACTGAAGTTTTCCAATATCTGGAAAAACGCATCACGTTTGCTGTCAGCCGTGGCGTGGTGCGTGAACGCATTGTGGTGGATCCGGGCATCGGATTCGGAAAAACACTGGAACATAATCTGCAACTGCTTCGCGGAATTCCGGACCTTGAAAAAACTGCACCGGTTCTGATCGGAGCCTCACGAAAAAGTATGATCGGGAAACTGCTGGAGCGAGAAGATCCGAGCTCCCGACTGGCGGGAAGCCTGGGCATTGCCGGTTGGTCTGCAGTGAGCGGAGCTCATATTTTACGGGTGCATGACGTATTAGACACTTGCGATGTTTGCCGCATCGTGGATACACTTTGCACCGGTGACTTGTGA
- a CDS encoding MBL fold metallo-hydrolase has product MKHTFLGTGTSHGVPMIGCSCAVCTSTDPRNYRRRSSIYVVTENKHLVFDTPPDFRDQALSFGVGRVDAVFLTHPHADHIYGFDDVRRFSTMQKQHIPVYGQPRTIKQMRKKFDYVDRPSYGFESVPRVKFTDMTEPVSVGNARITPLPVSHGNDPVYGFLIEGDSRRMAYIPDCNGIPETTFRQLQQLDVMILDGLRPKPHPTHFSISECIEQLQKIGAKKSYLTHITHDSDHEQLQKQIGNDITVPWDGLEVAL; this is encoded by the coding sequence ATGAAACACACTTTTCTCGGAACCGGAACCTCTCACGGGGTTCCAATGATTGGATGCTCCTGCGCGGTCTGCACCTCCACTGATCCGCGCAATTATCGCCGGCGAAGCAGTATTTATGTTGTGACGGAAAACAAGCACCTCGTTTTTGACACGCCCCCGGACTTTCGCGATCAGGCTCTGTCGTTCGGCGTTGGACGGGTGGACGCCGTTTTCCTGACGCATCCGCATGCCGACCATATTTATGGCTTCGACGATGTCCGACGTTTCAGCACCATGCAGAAACAACATATTCCGGTTTACGGTCAGCCCCGCACCATCAAACAGATGCGTAAAAAATTTGATTATGTGGATCGCCCCAGCTATGGATTTGAAAGTGTTCCCCGGGTAAAGTTTACCGATATGACAGAACCGGTTTCGGTGGGCAACGCACGGATCACTCCCCTGCCCGTTTCGCATGGAAATGATCCGGTTTACGGTTTTCTCATTGAAGGTGACAGCAGGCGAATGGCCTATATTCCCGACTGTAACGGAATACCGGAAACCACATTCCGGCAACTGCAACAACTCGATGTCATGATTCTCGATGGTCTGCGCCCCAAGCCCCACCCTACTCATTTTTCCATCAGCGAGTGCATTGAACAGTTACAGAAAATCGGCGCAAAAAAATCCTACCTCACCCACATTACACACGACTCCGATCATGAACAGCTTCAGAAACAGATCGGGAATGATATCACCGTTCCATGGGATGGCCTGGAGGTTGCACTTTGA
- a CDS encoding glycosyltransferase, with protein sequence MGFHSIIKTIFETALMGAFILSLGYFLVTAFALALSRLRNKPEIIADESLYPSVTVQIPTYNELAALNCAERCLGFDYPADKLQVMIGDDSNDPEVSAKIDEFIAAHPDCELSRRGENIGFKPGNLNVMLPKAKGDYLLILDSDFLPKRDFLKRLVVPVIKNPELAGAQAAWRIINVHNNHSTLMGTGIVNIIHSVILPFLKSATNQCVFCGSGELVKKSLLIEQGGWTMGALTEDVDYSLRVITSGKRIAYVGDLRVRCEVPYTPGDLFKQQMRWAYGVMRAFMAHGKKLFLSRTIQKRTKFAAFLFASGYVMITLLLLTMIFGLLNLVSGFFGVDPAEAQSSSYTVGHFIYDTVVNLLLTCGMIVSSISAGFINGFGFRSIGRLIVASFTIGVICMFFVGRGLITASLGLPMKWFMMKKAGNDTARSS encoded by the coding sequence ATGGGGTTCCATTCCATCATTAAAACCATTTTTGAAACAGCACTGATGGGAGCTTTTATACTCTCTTTGGGCTATTTCCTTGTTACAGCTTTTGCCCTGGCACTTTCCAGACTTCGGAACAAACCGGAGATTATTGCCGACGAATCGCTCTATCCTTCTGTAACGGTCCAGATCCCGACTTATAATGAACTGGCTGCGCTGAACTGTGCGGAGCGATGCCTTGGTTTTGACTATCCCGCCGATAAGCTTCAGGTCATGATCGGCGATGATTCCAACGACCCGGAAGTCTCCGCAAAAATTGATGAATTTATTGCAGCCCACCCGGATTGCGAGCTGAGTCGCCGCGGCGAAAATATCGGCTTCAAACCGGGGAATCTGAATGTCATGCTACCGAAAGCGAAAGGCGATTATCTGCTGATTCTTGATTCAGATTTCCTGCCGAAACGCGATTTTCTGAAGCGCCTGGTGGTGCCGGTCATCAAAAATCCCGAACTGGCCGGAGCGCAGGCGGCGTGGCGCATTATTAATGTGCACAACAATCACAGCACACTGATGGGAACCGGTATTGTAAACATCATTCACTCCGTCATCCTCCCCTTCCTGAAATCCGCCACGAATCAGTGTGTTTTCTGCGGATCGGGCGAACTGGTGAAAAAAAGCCTGCTGATTGAACAGGGCGGATGGACCATGGGTGCGCTGACGGAAGATGTGGATTATTCGCTGCGCGTCATCACCAGCGGAAAACGCATTGCCTATGTCGGTGATTTGCGCGTCCGCTGCGAAGTGCCATACACCCCGGGTGATCTGTTTAAACAGCAGATGCGCTGGGCGTACGGCGTGATGCGTGCGTTTATGGCCCACGGTAAAAAACTGTTTCTTTCCCGCACCATCCAGAAACGCACCAAGTTTGCCGCATTCCTTTTTGCCAGCGGCTATGTGATGATTACCCTGTTGCTGCTTACTATGATTTTCGGCCTGCTTAATCTCGTATCCGGTTTCTTCGGAGTTGATCCGGCCGAAGCGCAAAGCTCATCGTATACCGTCGGACATTTCATTTATGACACCGTCGTGAACCTGCTGCTGACCTGCGGAATGATTGTTTCATCCATTTCCGCCGGGTTTATCAACGGCTTCGGATTCCGCAGTATCGGCCGTCTGATTGTAGCGTCGTTTACCATCGGAGTGATCTGTATGTTCTTCGTCGGGCGCGGGCTGATTACCGCTTCACTGGGGCTGCCCATGAAATGGTTTATGATGAAAAAGGCCGGAAACGATACCGCCCGGAGTTCATAA
- a CDS encoding sodium-translocating pyrophosphatase has product MTVITALWWIAPVASVFALLFAVLFYRKMMAANEGSETMIEIAGHVREGAMAYLFRQYKVVIIVFVVLLIIFQILALAGIQNPFVPIAFLTGGFFSGLCGYIGMKTATAASSRTAQGCSEGLNHGLQVAFRSGAVMGLVVVGFGLLDICLWYLILDKLVYTDVNMTNGLSIIGMELVQEGCTVSEKLVHITTTMITFGMGASTQALFARVGGGIYTKAADVGADLVGKVEAGIPEDDPRNPATIADNVGDNVGDVAGMGADLYESYCGSILATAALGAAVGAHNIMNGSGTETEAIKLVTAPMIVAGIGTLLSIMGMFMVKCKEGATQKNLLNALLTGTLGSSIAIVIALIAMKMFGIIPGWGLVGSVIAGLAAGVIIGQATEYYTSDEYKPTQGIADQAVMGPATTIIDGLATGMYSAGIPVITIVIAIICAFGFAGGFSNMSMGLYGIGFAAVGMLATLGITLATDAYGPIADNAGGNAEMAGLDPEVRERTDALDSLGNTTAATGKGFAIGSAALTAMALLAAYIEEVKLWIAKLAEDGEFMVGTVNFTKEMAEHAGIMDFVNAYELHIMNPLLLCGLFVGGMMAFVFCAMTMKAVGRAAGAMVEEVRRQFKEIPGIMEGTGKPDYASCVAISTKGAQKEMLVPSLLAIIIPVVTGLILGVPGVMGLLAGGLVCGFVLATMLNNAGGAWDNAKKFVEKGAHGGKGSEAHKAAVVGDTVGDPCKDTSGPSLNILIKLMTMVSVVFTPVVVKFSPIIQELLHITTK; this is encoded by the coding sequence ATGACTGTTATTACTGCACTGTGGTGGATAGCACCTGTTGCATCTGTTTTCGCACTGCTTTTTGCCGTTCTTTTCTATCGGAAAATGATGGCCGCCAATGAAGGCAGTGAAACGATGATCGAAATTGCGGGTCATGTGCGCGAAGGAGCAATGGCCTATTTGTTCCGTCAATATAAGGTAGTGATCATTGTTTTTGTGGTCCTGCTGATTATCTTTCAGATTCTGGCACTGGCCGGTATTCAGAATCCTTTTGTACCGATTGCTTTTCTGACGGGCGGATTTTTTTCCGGCCTTTGCGGTTACATCGGGATGAAAACAGCAACGGCAGCCTCGTCACGTACCGCACAGGGATGCTCCGAAGGATTGAACCACGGTCTGCAGGTTGCCTTTCGTTCCGGCGCGGTCATGGGTCTCGTGGTGGTCGGCTTCGGACTGCTGGACATCTGCCTGTGGTATCTGATTCTTGATAAGCTGGTATATACCGATGTCAATATGACCAACGGACTTTCGATCATAGGCATGGAACTGGTTCAGGAAGGATGCACGGTTTCTGAAAAACTGGTGCATATCACCACCACTATGATCACTTTCGGCATGGGGGCTTCTACACAGGCTCTGTTTGCGCGTGTCGGCGGCGGAATCTACACCAAAGCGGCGGACGTCGGGGCCGACCTCGTGGGCAAAGTGGAAGCCGGTATTCCTGAAGACGATCCGCGCAATCCGGCCACAATTGCCGACAACGTAGGCGATAATGTGGGCGATGTAGCCGGCATGGGGGCTGATCTATATGAATCCTACTGCGGCTCCATCCTCGCCACCGCTGCACTGGGTGCGGCCGTGGGAGCACATAATATCATGAACGGCTCCGGAACAGAAACCGAGGCCATTAAACTGGTTACCGCCCCGATGATTGTGGCCGGAATCGGAACGCTCCTCTCGATTATGGGCATGTTCATGGTGAAGTGTAAGGAAGGTGCCACACAGAAAAACCTGCTGAATGCGCTGCTTACCGGAACGCTCGGCAGCTCAATCGCCATTGTGATTGCACTGATCGCCATGAAAATGTTCGGTATCATTCCAGGCTGGGGCCTCGTCGGATCCGTGATTGCCGGGCTGGCGGCGGGAGTGATTATCGGACAGGCGACCGAATACTACACTTCTGATGAATATAAGCCGACACAGGGTATTGCCGATCAGGCCGTCATGGGGCCCGCCACCACCATCATCGATGGTCTCGCAACCGGCATGTATTCCGCCGGAATTCCGGTGATCACCATCGTCATTGCCATTATCTGCGCCTTTGGTTTTGCGGGCGGTTTCAGCAATATGTCGATGGGGCTTTACGGAATCGGTTTTGCCGCGGTCGGTATGCTCGCCACGCTGGGCATCACGCTGGCGACAGATGCCTATGGCCCGATTGCTGACAACGCCGGCGGAAATGCCGAAATGGCCGGACTCGATCCGGAAGTACGGGAACGTACCGACGCACTCGATTCCCTTGGAAACACAACGGCAGCCACCGGAAAAGGATTTGCCATCGGCTCCGCCGCCCTCACGGCCATGGCTCTGCTGGCCGCCTATATCGAAGAAGTGAAACTCTGGATTGCCAAACTGGCGGAAGACGGAGAATTCATGGTGGGTACGGTGAACTTTACCAAAGAGATGGCCGAACATGCGGGCATCATGGATTTCGTGAATGCCTATGAACTGCACATCATGAACCCCCTGCTGCTCTGCGGCCTTTTTGTGGGGGGAATGATGGCCTTTGTCTTCTGCGCCATGACCATGAAAGCAGTCGGCCGTGCCGCCGGTGCCATGGTGGAAGAGGTACGCCGGCAGTTTAAAGAGATTCCGGGAATCATGGAAGGTACCGGAAAACCGGACTATGCCTCCTGTGTGGCCATTTCCACCAAAGGGGCACAGAAAGAGATGCTCGTTCCTTCCCTGCTGGCCATTATTATTCCGGTGGTAACCGGCCTGATTCTCGGCGTTCCCGGTGTGATGGGGCTGCTCGCCGGCGGACTGGTTTGCGGTTTTGTGCTCGCCACCATGCTCAACAATGCTGGCGGCGCGTGGGATAATGCCAAAAAGTTTGTGGAAAAAGGGGCACACGGCGGAAAAGGATCCGAAGCACACAAAGCAGCCGTGGTCGGCGATACCGTCGGAGATCCCTGCAAAGATACCTCGGGCCCGTCGCTCAACATCCTCATCAAACTGATGACCATGGTTTCGGTGGTCTTCACCCCGGTCGTCGTAAAATTCTCACCGATCATTCAGGAACTCCTCCACATCACCACCAAATAG
- a CDS encoding AEC family transporter: protein MDFARVMDVLVICVPVFAVLGLGKLLGIKGKINEGHCQFINWLVYTFSLPSLIFNEVVRQRFDMFLDPALLLMPLAGIAVMVTVTMGIAKIAGYKGGFAAAFVFGTFWPNATYVGLPLCQNAFGPEGLAKAAIYNGFVLPFVIVAGYLLIGFYGAGDGNIKIGERIKNAFINPILLSAVVGIVIALIAEQFRSPEGELNLPMPVLASAELSGSFLKLIGSMGLPLALLSIGASLKWEQTRSHLGALSWSVGCKLLVHPLLTLLLILLFCPEADAVTKGVAVILTGTPSAVAMYVISCQLGVERGFVSSMLVLSTALSVITIPIWVYVVTGL from the coding sequence ATGGATTTTGCACGTGTTATGGATGTTCTGGTGATCTGCGTTCCGGTTTTTGCTGTGCTGGGGCTCGGAAAGCTGCTGGGAATCAAGGGTAAGATTAATGAAGGCCACTGTCAGTTTATCAACTGGCTGGTGTATACCTTTTCATTGCCTTCGCTTATTTTCAATGAAGTGGTTCGGCAGCGTTTTGATATGTTTCTGGATCCGGCCCTGTTGTTGATGCCTCTTGCGGGAATTGCGGTGATGGTGACCGTGACGATGGGGATAGCTAAAATTGCAGGGTACAAGGGCGGTTTTGCGGCGGCGTTTGTTTTCGGGACCTTCTGGCCGAATGCGACGTATGTGGGGTTGCCGCTCTGCCAGAATGCTTTTGGTCCCGAAGGTTTGGCCAAGGCCGCGATTTATAACGGTTTTGTGCTGCCGTTTGTAATTGTTGCCGGCTATCTGCTCATTGGTTTTTACGGAGCCGGGGACGGCAACATAAAGATTGGCGAACGGATAAAAAATGCATTTATCAATCCCATTCTGCTGTCCGCGGTAGTGGGGATTGTGATCGCACTGATTGCTGAGCAGTTCCGTAGTCCGGAAGGGGAGTTGAATCTTCCTATGCCGGTACTGGCATCGGCCGAACTGTCCGGATCATTTCTGAAACTGATCGGCTCTATGGGGCTCCCGCTGGCGCTGCTTTCCATTGGGGCCTCGCTGAAATGGGAGCAGACCCGGTCTCATCTGGGTGCTTTAAGCTGGTCGGTTGGCTGCAAACTGCTGGTGCATCCGCTGCTGACTCTGTTGCTGATTCTGCTTTTCTGTCCGGAGGCCGATGCGGTGACGAAAGGGGTAGCTGTTATTCTAACAGGAACCCCGAGCGCCGTCGCCATGTATGTGATCAGTTGCCAACTGGGTGTGGAACGCGGATTTGTTTCATCGATGTTGGTACTCAGCACCGCGCTGAGCGTCATCACCATTCCGATCTGGGTTTATGTGGTTACCGGGCTGTAG
- a CDS encoding PAS domain-containing protein codes for MMTQFSIHEAKTIINTLCSSKEQNRFPTRESFMDILALNPQMAVQGYNCFGKIFHWNDASVTLYGHRFEEAINKDMVELIIPPEMRQFVRDAIKRGAKTGAMPDPCACDLLNADGEYVTVYSGHLAFSWGNSSTPEFYCLDLPLTTDPEENYSPVTT; via the coding sequence ATGATGACACAATTTTCAATTCATGAAGCAAAAACCATCATCAACACACTATGCAGTTCCAAAGAACAAAATAGATTCCCGACCCGCGAATCCTTTATGGATATACTGGCCTTAAATCCGCAGATGGCCGTGCAGGGCTATAACTGTTTCGGAAAAATTTTTCATTGGAATGATGCCTCTGTAACGCTGTATGGCCACCGCTTCGAAGAAGCCATTAACAAAGATATGGTTGAACTCATCATACCGCCCGAAATGCGGCAGTTTGTTCGCGATGCCATTAAACGCGGCGCAAAAACCGGCGCTATGCCTGACCCCTGTGCATGCGACCTGCTGAATGCCGACGGCGAGTATGTGACCGTATACTCCGGTCATCTGGCGTTTTCCTGGGGAAATTCGTCAACTCCTGAATTCTACTGTCTGGATCTTCCGCTCACCACAGATCCCGAAGAGAACTACAGCCCGGTAACCACATAA
- a CDS encoding helix-turn-helix domain-containing protein produces the protein MSMKSTIADGIHYFGLAGFPLAVRRVRTDTENRPSHPHDLTEIEHSHDFCELVIVTKGHAMHMLEGSPFPVTAGDVFLLQGRQKHYFYERQNLDLINIMYDPDKIELPEGELRRMPGYCAMFMLEPNYRRQHRFASRLHLKRVPLARVERLADEMERECEKDEPGKEVALRAKLLEMMVYLSRAYTSSDTTEAHALLRVGNVIGALENDYSRDWKLDELLNIAHMSRSNLMRVFRKATGQTPIEYLVRLRIQKAMEMLRNTDLTITEIALEVGFNDSNYFTRQFRRILGESPRDFRRAKA, from the coding sequence ATGTCTATGAAATCGACTATTGCAGATGGTATACACTATTTCGGCCTTGCAGGCTTCCCTTTGGCAGTTCGCCGTGTGCGGACCGATACAGAAAACAGACCTTCACACCCGCACGATCTAACCGAAATTGAACACAGTCACGATTTCTGTGAACTCGTAATTGTCACAAAAGGCCATGCCATGCACATGCTCGAAGGATCTCCCTTTCCGGTGACGGCCGGTGATGTCTTTCTCCTGCAGGGACGACAAAAGCACTATTTCTATGAGCGACAGAATCTCGACCTGATCAATATTATGTATGATCCGGATAAAATTGAACTCCCGGAAGGCGAGCTTCGCCGCATGCCCGGCTATTGCGCCATGTTTATGCTGGAACCTAACTACCGCCGGCAGCATCGATTTGCCAGCCGTCTGCATCTCAAACGCGTTCCCCTGGCCCGGGTTGAGCGGCTGGCCGACGAAATGGAACGCGAGTGCGAAAAGGATGAACCCGGAAAAGAAGTGGCCCTGCGTGCAAAACTGCTCGAAATGATGGTTTATCTTTCGCGGGCCTATACCAGCTCCGACACCACCGAAGCGCATGCTCTGCTCCGCGTCGGCAATGTCATCGGTGCCTTGGAAAACGATTATTCCAGAGATTGGAAACTTGATGAGCTGCTAAACATTGCCCATATGTCGCGGAGCAATCTAATGCGCGTTTTCCGGAAAGCCACCGGCCAGACCCCGATCGAATATCTGGTGCGCCTGCGGATTCAGAAAGCTATGGAAATGCTGCGCAATACCGACCTGACGATCACAGAAATCGCGCTGGAAGTCGGTTTCAACGACAGCAATTATTTTACCCGGCAGTTCCGCCGCATCCTTGGCGAGTCTCCGCGCGACTTCCGCCGCGCAAAGGCATAG
- a CDS encoding xylulokinase, which translates to MGYLLGIDIGSSSVKASLLDSKTGKCAGDAHYPKTEQIIESPEPGFAEQDPQCWYDTAKQSIADAMAEAGAEPEDIKAIGIAYQMHGLVCVDKNQDVLRPAIIWCDSRAVPYGEAAFKTLGAEPCLSHLMNSPGNFTAAKLAWVKEHQPDIYKKIDKIMLPGDWMAMKLTGKTSTTASGLSEGMFWDFQEEAPAKFLMDYWGFNENLLAEIVPTFGIQGTVSAEAAADLGLAEGTPVAYRGGDQPNNALSLNVLNPGEIAATAGTSGVVYGVTEQKKYDPQSRVNTFAHVNHSAEKPRLGVLLCINGTSSFIAWLKRTLDNISYKEMDEIIEDIPIGSEGLIALPFGNGAERVLGNREIGAQFANIDFKRHTRAHMCRALQEGVVFSFIYGMEVMEQAGIELKTIRAGFANMFMSDVFCETLAGVSGATIELYKTDGALGAARGAGYGAGIFLSLEEAFANLELKKRIEPAEGPYKEAYAAWKAHLETVLN; encoded by the coding sequence ATGGGTTACTTATTGGGTATAGATATCGGCAGTTCGTCCGTGAAGGCATCGCTGCTCGACAGTAAAACCGGAAAATGCGCCGGCGATGCGCACTACCCGAAAACGGAACAGATTATCGAATCGCCTGAGCCGGGATTCGCTGAACAGGATCCGCAGTGCTGGTATGACACGGCAAAACAGTCTATTGCCGACGCCATGGCTGAAGCCGGGGCTGAACCGGAAGACATTAAAGCGATCGGTATTGCCTATCAGATGCATGGCCTGGTTTGTGTGGACAAAAATCAGGACGTCCTGCGGCCGGCCATCATCTGGTGCGATTCCCGCGCGGTTCCTTACGGTGAAGCCGCTTTTAAAACGCTCGGTGCGGAGCCGTGTCTGAGTCATCTGATGAATTCACCGGGCAACTTTACCGCCGCAAAACTGGCGTGGGTGAAGGAGCATCAGCCGGACATCTACAAAAAGATTGATAAAATCATGCTTCCCGGGGACTGGATGGCCATGAAGCTGACCGGAAAAACCAGCACCACTGCTTCCGGTCTTTCCGAAGGGATGTTCTGGGATTTTCAGGAAGAAGCGCCGGCAAAGTTTCTGATGGACTATTGGGGGTTCAACGAAAATCTGCTGGCTGAAATCGTTCCAACCTTTGGAATTCAGGGCACGGTTTCTGCGGAAGCTGCGGCCGATCTCGGTCTGGCGGAAGGCACGCCGGTTGCGTACCGCGGCGGCGATCAGCCGAATAATGCGCTTTCGCTCAACGTGCTGAATCCCGGAGAAATTGCCGCCACCGCCGGAACGTCCGGTGTTGTGTACGGGGTGACTGAGCAGAAAAAGTATGATCCGCAGTCGCGCGTCAACACCTTTGCGCATGTGAACCACAGTGCCGAAAAGCCGCGTCTCGGGGTACTGCTCTGCATCAATGGAACGTCCAGTTTTATCGCCTGGCTCAAACGCACGCTCGATAATATCTCCTATAAAGAGATGGATGAAATTATTGAAGATATTCCGATCGGTTCCGAAGGGCTGATTGCATTGCCGTTCGGCAACGGGGCCGAGCGCGTGCTGGGTAACCGCGAAATCGGTGCGCAGTTTGCGAATATCGATTTTAAACGGCATACCCGGGCGCATATGTGCCGGGCGCTTCAGGAAGGGGTCGTCTTTTCCTTTATCTACGGCATGGAAGTGATGGAGCAGGCGGGGATCGAGCTGAAAACCATTCGTGCCGGTTTCGCCAACATGTTTATGAGCGATGTATTCTGTGAAACACTGGCCGGGGTCAGCGGGGCAACGATTGAGCTGTATAAAACCGACGGCGCGCTCGGTGCGGCTCGCGGTGCAGGCTACGGGGCCGGAATTTTCCTGTCGTTGGAAGAAGCATTCGCCAACCTGGAACTGAAGAAAAGAATCGAACCGGCGGAAGGTCCGTATAAAGAAGCCTATGCCGCCTGGAAAGCACATTTAGAAACTGTATTAAACTAA
- the xylA gene encoding xylose isomerase, whose protein sequence is MSIVTGNKEYFPGIGKIAYEGKDSDNPLAFKWYDANAVVGGKTMKETLRFAIAYWHSFCGGGADPFGSATRPMPWNEGSDVETRAKNKMDAAFEFITKIDAEYFCFHDFDLVEEGADLAESTKRLGMITDYAKEKMDASSVKLLWGTANLFSNPRYMNGAGTNPDFSTVAYAGAQLKNAIDATIKLGGENYVFWGGREGYMSLLNTNMKQELDNFGNFLRMARDYARAQGFKGNFFIEPKPAEPSKHQYDVDAATVIGFLNAQGLADDFKLNIEVNHATLAQHTFQHELQVAADNGMLGSIDANRGDYQNGWDTDEFPVNIRETVEAMLVILESGGLQGGGTNFDAKIRRNSTDLEDLFIAHISGMDTFARALVIADRILKESPYRKLRADRYASFGEGKGAEFAAGKLTLEELAGIAAESGEPVQISGKQERYEALINQYI, encoded by the coding sequence ATGAGTATTGTGACGGGGAACAAAGAATATTTTCCAGGCATTGGAAAAATTGCCTATGAAGGCAAAGACAGCGATAATCCGCTGGCGTTTAAATGGTACGATGCAAATGCCGTAGTCGGTGGAAAAACGATGAAAGAAACACTGCGTTTTGCCATTGCGTATTGGCATTCATTTTGCGGCGGCGGTGCGGATCCGTTTGGTTCGGCCACACGTCCGATGCCGTGGAACGAGGGTTCCGATGTTGAAACCCGCGCGAAAAATAAAATGGATGCCGCCTTTGAATTCATTACCAAAATCGATGCTGAATATTTCTGCTTCCACGATTTTGATTTGGTTGAAGAAGGGGCGGATCTGGCGGAATCCACGAAACGTCTGGGCATGATCACCGATTATGCAAAAGAAAAAATGGATGCTTCCAGTGTTAAACTGCTGTGGGGTACGGCAAATCTTTTTTCCAACCCGCGCTATATGAACGGTGCAGGTACCAACCCTGATTTCAGTACGGTGGCCTATGCCGGTGCCCAGCTGAAGAATGCCATTGATGCCACGATTAAACTCGGCGGAGAAAACTATGTTTTCTGGGGCGGCCGTGAAGGGTATATGAGTCTGCTTAATACCAATATGAAGCAGGAACTTGATAACTTCGGGAACTTCCTGCGCATGGCGCGCGATTATGCCCGTGCTCAGGGATTCAAGGGTAATTTCTTCATCGAACCCAAACCGGCGGAACCGAGCAAACATCAGTATGATGTGGATGCAGCCACTGTGATCGGTTTCCTGAATGCTCAGGGATTGGCGGACGACTTTAAACTGAATATCGAAGTCAACCATGCCACACTGGCACAGCACACCTTCCAGCACGAACTGCAGGTTGCGGCCGACAACGGCATGCTCGGCAGCATTGATGCCAACCGCGGGGATTATCAGAACGGCTGGGATACGGATGAGTTCCCGGTGAATATCCGTGAAACCGTTGAGGCCATGCTCGTGATTCTTGAATCGGGCGGTCTGCAGGGCGGGGGTACAAACTTCGATGCCAAAATCCGTCGTAATTCCACCGATCTTGAAGATCTCTTCATTGCGCATATCAGCGGCATGGACACATTCGCCCGGGCGCTGGTGATTGCCGACAGAATCCTCAAAGAATCACCCTACCGCAAATTGCGCGCTGACCGGTATGCCAGTTTCGGCGAAGGTAAAGGGGCAGAGTTTGCGGCCGGTAAGCTGACTCTGGAAGAACTTGCGGGAATTGCCGCTGAAAGCGGTGAGCCGGTGCAGATCAGCGGAAAGCAGGAACGCTACGAAGCGCTGATCAACCAGTACATTTAA